Proteins encoded together in one Oceanobacillus iheyensis HTE831 window:
- a CDS encoding sensor histidine kinase yields the protein MIFRKLINFFSSITLRKKIIFFSTFFMLILILIVNTAIYFLFYQSASEGELDQLTTHTDTLVEKIGENSSVSLEEMKDLLTAYLPTNGMIRVIDANENKLIDQKKPEYTEVPIEYTTTERREVISSDQADVAMVSKPIIWQNGEIVTIQVSDHLIHMSETMQILRYVLFFSSAIILIPTIIASILLSRFLLNPIQKLKETMQTNISKRDWKKIDIENRSKDELYEMEVTFNEMIDSLKENYEKQEIFVSNASHELKTPIQIIKSYAQLLSRRGEGNPELLQESTEAIDSEADRMQNLVEQMLALAKNQQEQVVETVDMKELLQQVADTFQKAYAPREIILFTDEKTKYMWQGNPDQIKQVIYILLTNALKYSEKEVNIRLQQKSDEMIVSVQDFGEGLAEQDQQHIFERFYRVDRARNRETGGTGLGLAIAKVIVETYQGEITVQSKLGEGSIFHIHLPNMDQ from the coding sequence ATGATATTTCGAAAGCTAATTAACTTTTTTTCTTCTATAACATTACGAAAAAAAATTATCTTCTTCTCAACCTTTTTTATGTTGATTTTAATATTAATTGTAAACACCGCTATTTATTTCCTGTTTTATCAATCAGCTTCAGAGGGAGAATTGGATCAATTAACCACTCATACAGATACGTTGGTGGAGAAAATTGGGGAAAATTCGTCCGTTTCTCTAGAAGAGATGAAAGATTTATTAACGGCGTATTTACCAACAAATGGAATGATTCGAGTTATTGATGCGAATGAGAACAAACTAATAGATCAAAAGAAGCCAGAATACACTGAAGTGCCTATAGAGTATACGACAACGGAACGAAGAGAAGTTATATCTAGTGATCAAGCAGATGTTGCTATGGTGTCGAAACCAATTATTTGGCAAAATGGAGAAATTGTAACCATTCAAGTCTCCGATCATTTAATTCATATGAGTGAAACGATGCAAATTTTAAGGTATGTGCTATTTTTCTCGAGTGCGATTATATTAATTCCCACTATTATTGCAAGCATTCTTTTAAGTCGCTTTTTATTAAACCCGATTCAAAAATTAAAAGAAACGATGCAGACAAATATTTCAAAAAGAGATTGGAAAAAAATAGATATTGAAAACAGATCAAAAGATGAGCTCTATGAAATGGAAGTAACATTTAATGAAATGATCGATTCGTTGAAAGAAAATTATGAGAAGCAGGAGATTTTTGTATCAAACGCATCCCATGAATTGAAAACACCTATTCAGATTATCAAAAGCTATGCACAGTTATTAAGTCGACGTGGAGAAGGTAATCCTGAATTGCTGCAAGAGTCTACGGAAGCCATCGATTCGGAAGCGGACCGAATGCAGAATTTAGTCGAGCAAATGTTAGCATTAGCTAAGAATCAACAGGAACAAGTTGTTGAAACAGTGGATATGAAAGAACTCTTGCAACAAGTTGCGGACACATTCCAAAAAGCGTATGCTCCAAGAGAGATTATTTTATTCACGGATGAGAAAACCAAGTATATGTGGCAAGGAAATCCTGATCAAATCAAACAAGTTATTTATATATTATTAACCAATGCGCTAAAATACAGTGAGAAAGAAGTAAATATCCGCTTACAACAAAAAAGCGATGAAATGATAGTATCAGTTCAAGACTTTGGAGAAGGATTGGCGGAGCAGGATCAGCAACATATTTTTGAAAGGTTTTATCGAGTAGACCGTGCAAGAAACAGAGAAACTGGTGGTACGGGACTTGGATTAGCAATTGCTAAGGTTATAGTGGAAACCTATCAAGGAGAAATAACTGTCCAAAGCAAGCTAGGTGAAGGCTCGATATTCCATATTCATCTTCCTAACATGGACCAATAA
- a CDS encoding PepSY domain-containing protein, giving the protein MNKRTLLIGAVVILVVSLFFIYRTGASSSEPKLSQEEIKQLVKEQYPGTQNEPDLQLKDGEPVYQIEVRQENGSYKVVLDGNTGKVLDIYQKEAEKAENVEPDDNNDTTTDEDTNTDNNQDNNDDTDKADKDEPSSEQGNNAIISSEEAKEIALNQFSGTVSELELDEDDGTMMYEIEIVDGNKEATIEINAYTGNVIVIETEDDDD; this is encoded by the coding sequence ATGAATAAACGTACATTGCTCATTGGGGCAGTAGTAATATTAGTTGTTAGTTTGTTTTTTATTTATCGTACAGGAGCTTCTTCCAGTGAGCCAAAGTTATCTCAAGAGGAGATAAAACAACTAGTTAAAGAGCAATATCCTGGAACTCAAAATGAGCCCGATCTGCAATTAAAGGACGGCGAGCCTGTATATCAAATAGAAGTAAGACAAGAAAATGGCAGTTACAAAGTGGTATTAGATGGAAACACAGGTAAGGTATTAGATATTTATCAAAAAGAAGCTGAAAAAGCAGAGAATGTAGAACCAGACGATAACAATGATACAACAACGGATGAAGATACAAATACGGATAATAACCAAGATAATAATGATGATACAGATAAAGCTGATAAAGACGAACCATCATCTGAACAAGGAAACAATGCCATCATCTCATCAGAAGAGGCAAAAGAAATTGCATTAAATCAGTTTTCTGGAACCGTAAGTGAACTGGAGTTAGATGAAGATGACGGAACAATGATGTATGAAATTGAAATAGTTGATGGCAATAAGGAAGCAACTATCGAAATTAATGCCTACACCGGAAATGTTATCGTAATTGAAACGGAAGATGATGATGATTAA
- a CDS encoding PepSY domain-containing protein, whose protein sequence is MKKKLAVLVGALTISTAIGVGFSQSDQAASASENNKQPTLSSEDITSIVNEQYEGDITDFELDRDDNQTHYEVEVINDDEEYDLEIDAETGEIIKENVEKFQLENKQGTKNSNVDSSNFIGDKKAKEIALEQFSGKVVEFELDEDDGKYVYEIEVRDGNKEADFEIDAVTGNVLEMDIETDDDDDDDDDDRYDD, encoded by the coding sequence ATGAAAAAGAAATTGGCAGTACTAGTAGGAGCATTAACAATATCAACAGCGATTGGGGTAGGGTTTTCACAATCGGATCAAGCAGCTTCAGCTTCGGAAAATAACAAACAGCCAACGTTATCTTCGGAGGATATCACTTCTATCGTTAATGAACAGTATGAGGGTGATATTACTGATTTTGAATTAGACAGAGATGACAATCAAACTCATTACGAAGTAGAGGTAATCAATGACGACGAAGAATATGACTTGGAAATTGATGCAGAAACAGGAGAAATTATTAAAGAAAACGTAGAGAAATTTCAACTAGAAAATAAACAGGGGACTAAAAATTCTAACGTGGATAGCTCAAACTTCATTGGTGATAAAAAAGCAAAAGAAATTGCTTTAGAACAATTTTCTGGTAAAGTTGTAGAATTTGAGTTAGATGAAGATGATGGTAAGTATGTATATGAAATCGAAGTAAGAGACGGAAATAAAGAAGCAGATTTTGAAATTGACGCGGTAACAGGAAATGTGTTGGAAATGGATATAGAAACTGACGACGATGATGACGATGACGATGACGATCGTTATGATGATTAA
- a CDS encoding bifunctional metallophosphatase/5'-nucleotidase gives MHQSAVTILYTSDVHGHAMPIQYGTNKKEDIGLAKYATVVEEHRESEENLIIIDNGDLIQGTPLMTHYVKEHLDKQNPMVGIMNQLHIDAGVIGNHEFNFGKSVLQQAIHESNFPWLSANIINNQTKEPAFGPPYIIKTFHNGITAAIVGVTTHYIPNWETPEHIEGLLFEDAFDTLNSWVSYIRENEQPDIVIAAYHGGFEKDLHTGEATEDLTGENQGYQIVEEIEGIDILLTGHQHRRINEVNNNIIVLQPGNNGQAYGKVEISLTKDNNSSWIIENKKGAIHELTGVKSNQQILNYMEALEASTQTWLDQPIGKIDGDMIIHDPFQARIKKHPFIEFIHNVQMDAAEVDISVSALLNNTSKGFSSEVTMRDIVSNYMYPNTLTVLELTGKDIKEALEKSAEYFTIKNNQITVNPNYIEPKPQHYNYDIWHGIDYTMNISNSPGDRVSNMRYHGEPIKSDDTFHVVLNNYRASGGGNYDMFKHKPVIKEIQRDAVELIQTYFEKHPRVAATTTNNYQVVMDHN, from the coding sequence TTGCACCAATCAGCTGTAACTATTTTATACACAAGTGATGTACACGGACACGCAATGCCAATACAGTATGGGACAAACAAAAAAGAAGATATTGGACTTGCTAAATATGCAACCGTGGTAGAAGAACATCGAGAATCCGAAGAGAATTTAATTATTATTGATAATGGTGATTTAATACAAGGCACACCACTTATGACACATTATGTGAAGGAACATTTAGATAAGCAAAATCCTATGGTAGGAATAATGAATCAATTACACATAGACGCAGGAGTAATCGGTAACCATGAATTTAACTTTGGAAAATCCGTTTTACAACAAGCCATCCATGAATCTAATTTCCCTTGGTTATCTGCTAACATAATAAACAACCAAACAAAAGAACCTGCATTCGGTCCGCCTTATATTATAAAAACATTTCATAATGGAATAACTGCAGCAATTGTAGGGGTGACTACCCATTACATTCCTAATTGGGAGACTCCTGAGCATATTGAAGGTTTATTATTTGAAGATGCATTTGATACGTTGAATAGTTGGGTTTCTTACATTAGAGAGAACGAGCAGCCTGATATTGTAATTGCTGCTTATCATGGAGGATTTGAAAAAGACTTACATACAGGAGAAGCTACTGAAGATTTAACTGGTGAAAACCAAGGCTATCAAATAGTTGAAGAGATTGAGGGCATCGATATTTTGCTCACTGGTCATCAACATCGACGCATTAATGAGGTTAATAATAATATCATCGTTTTACAACCAGGAAACAATGGACAAGCATATGGAAAAGTCGAAATATCCTTGACCAAAGATAATAATAGTAGTTGGATAATCGAGAATAAGAAAGGTGCTATTCATGAACTTACCGGTGTAAAATCCAACCAGCAAATACTTAACTACATGGAAGCATTAGAAGCTTCTACGCAGACATGGTTAGATCAACCTATCGGGAAGATTGATGGCGATATGATTATTCATGACCCCTTTCAAGCACGTATTAAAAAGCATCCTTTTATAGAATTTATACATAACGTACAAATGGATGCAGCAGAAGTTGATATATCCGTATCTGCGTTATTAAACAATACGTCAAAAGGATTTTCCTCAGAAGTTACGATGCGAGATATTGTATCTAATTATATGTATCCCAATACGTTAACTGTATTAGAATTAACGGGGAAAGACATAAAAGAAGCTTTGGAAAAAAGCGCAGAATACTTTACAATTAAAAATAATCAAATTACCGTCAATCCTAATTATATCGAACCAAAACCACAACATTACAATTATGATATCTGGCATGGAATTGACTATACGATGAATATATCAAATTCACCAGGTGATCGTGTTTCCAATATGCGATATCACGGTGAACCAATAAAATCCGATGATACATTTCACGTTGTATTAAATAATTACCGTGCATCTGGCGGTGGTAATTACGATATGTTTAAACATAAACCAGTAATAAAAGAAATACAAAGAGATGCAGTAGAACTTATACAAACATATTTTGAAAAACACCCCCGTGTTGCTGCAACTACGACAAATAATTATCAGGTGGTTATGGATCACAATTAA
- the phnE gene encoding phosphonate ABC transporter, permease protein PhnE, whose protein sequence is MENKNLSLPPKPKNSLAKKVRNIIIAILVIAMYIWTFVTIDVDWGRAIERAINNFQRVIPELFSPDWSALSDVSGSMLETIFIAFAGSLMAAVIAVPLSFIAARNMMGGKITSVIGKFFLSAVRAFPEIILAILFVVAVGPNAFAGVLAIAIGSTGMLGKMFSEIIESIDMQVIEAMEASGANKVQILFHGVLPQIIPEFLSYAIYRFEVDIRASSILGIVGAGGIGTMIMFASSNRNWNEMGMILLAIIVVVTIIDFASARIRRKIV, encoded by the coding sequence ATGGAAAATAAAAATCTTTCCTTACCTCCAAAACCAAAGAATTCTTTAGCGAAAAAAGTCCGTAATATCATTATCGCCATCCTAGTTATTGCAATGTATATTTGGACATTTGTGACCATTGATGTTGATTGGGGACGTGCAATCGAAAGAGCAATTAACAACTTCCAACGAGTCATCCCAGAGTTATTTAGTCCTGATTGGTCTGCTTTAAGTGACGTATCTGGAAGTATGTTAGAGACTATCTTTATCGCGTTCGCTGGGTCATTAATGGCCGCCGTGATAGCTGTACCATTATCATTTATTGCAGCGCGCAATATGATGGGTGGTAAAATCACATCGGTCATTGGGAAATTTTTCTTATCTGCCGTACGTGCATTTCCGGAAATCATCCTTGCTATATTATTCGTAGTAGCAGTAGGACCGAATGCATTTGCTGGGGTTCTCGCTATTGCGATCGGTTCAACAGGGATGCTCGGAAAAATGTTCTCTGAAATTATCGAATCCATTGATATGCAAGTCATCGAAGCAATGGAGGCTTCCGGTGCGAATAAAGTTCAAATTTTGTTCCATGGAGTACTTCCGCAAATCATACCAGAATTCCTGTCTTATGCCATTTATCGTTTTGAAGTAGATATACGTGCTTCTTCCATACTTGGTATTGTTGGCGCAGGTGGTATTGGTACAATGATTATGTTTGCGTCCAGTAACCGTAACTGGAATGAAATGGGTATGATTTTGCTGGCGATTATAGTTGTAGTAACCATCATTGATTTTGCTTCTGCAAGAATTCGTCGTAAAATTGTATAA
- the phnE gene encoding phosphonate ABC transporter, permease protein PhnE, whose product MTNSKQPLSKKEIPSLYPAKTKMQVTVIFFVVLAMYLYSMISTQQQMTSGFGNALSNMGQVIEKFFPPNPSVIMPILPAIIETIQMAIIATTVAALFTVPLSLLAARNITTVKPLYYISRTFLNILRTIPDLVLAVIFVGLFGIGVFPGILALIVFSIGILAKLISETIEAVDMNPLEAMRASGGNVFQVIWYALVPQVLPQFTSLVLYVFEINIRASLVLGLVGAGGIGLILNQQLQFYNYPNAMMIIIVIFVVVIIIEYISTKIREALL is encoded by the coding sequence GTGACAAACTCCAAGCAACCATTAAGTAAAAAAGAAATCCCATCTCTTTATCCAGCAAAAACAAAAATGCAGGTCACTGTTATCTTCTTTGTTGTACTAGCTATGTATTTATATAGCATGATAAGTACACAACAACAAATGACAAGCGGATTTGGAAATGCATTATCAAATATGGGACAAGTAATTGAAAAGTTTTTCCCGCCAAATCCATCAGTTATCATGCCAATACTACCTGCTATTATTGAAACGATACAAATGGCGATTATCGCAACTACGGTGGCTGCTCTCTTCACTGTGCCACTATCATTACTGGCAGCACGCAATATTACAACAGTCAAACCATTATATTACATATCTCGTACATTTTTAAATATATTACGTACTATTCCAGATTTGGTTCTTGCAGTTATTTTTGTTGGATTATTTGGTATTGGGGTTTTCCCTGGTATATTAGCACTAATTGTATTTTCAATTGGGATTCTTGCAAAATTAATTAGTGAAACAATTGAAGCTGTTGATATGAATCCACTAGAAGCAATGCGCGCATCGGGGGGAAATGTATTTCAGGTAATCTGGTATGCATTGGTTCCACAAGTGTTACCACAGTTCACTTCACTCGTGCTTTACGTATTTGAAATTAATATTCGTGCATCACTTGTACTTGGTCTAGTAGGTGCTGGTGGTATTGGTTTAATTCTGAATCAGCAATTACAATTCTATAATTACCCAAATGCCATGATGATTATTATTGTTATTTTTGTAGTTGTAATTATCATTGAGTATATCAGCACGAAAATAAGGGAGGCGTTATTATAA
- the phnC gene encoding phosphonate ABC transporter ATP-binding protein yields MIEFKDVGLVYPNGTEGLKNINVKINDGEFVVIVGLSGAGKSTFIRSINRLVTPTTGELIIDDENILNYSGNKLRMLRTKTGMIFQNYNLVKRSNVFKNVLAGRLGHTGTIRSIFNQYKKEDVALAYESLHRVNIAEKIYNRADELSGGQQQRVSIARVLTQQPKYILADEPVASLDPPTSHQVMTYLKKINREDKITTIVNLHFIDMAMEYADRIIGMRAGEVVFDGPVSEVSESTFEEIYGRSIREDDLRGGAKES; encoded by the coding sequence ATGATCGAGTTTAAGGATGTCGGCCTTGTCTATCCAAATGGAACAGAAGGCCTAAAAAATATAAATGTAAAAATCAATGATGGAGAATTCGTTGTAATTGTCGGCTTATCAGGTGCTGGTAAGTCTACATTCATTCGTAGCATTAACCGATTAGTTACTCCAACAACGGGTGAGCTAATCATTGATGATGAAAATATTTTAAACTATAGCGGTAATAAATTACGAATGTTACGGACAAAAACAGGCATGATTTTCCAAAATTATAACCTCGTTAAACGTTCTAATGTGTTTAAAAATGTATTGGCAGGCCGTCTTGGGCATACAGGAACCATCCGCTCCATCTTTAATCAATATAAAAAAGAAGATGTTGCACTCGCTTACGAAAGTCTGCATCGTGTTAATATCGCAGAGAAAATCTATAACCGCGCTGACGAACTAAGTGGCGGACAGCAACAACGAGTGAGCATTGCTCGTGTTCTCACGCAACAACCAAAATATATTTTAGCTGATGAGCCAGTCGCATCACTCGATCCTCCCACTTCTCATCAAGTAATGACTTATTTAAAGAAAATTAACCGTGAAGACAAAATTACAACAATCGTAAACCTCCATTTTATTGATATGGCAATGGAATACGCCGACCGTATTATAGGAATGCGAGCTGGTGAAGTTGTATTCGACGGTCCTGTATCGGAGGTTAGTGAAAGTACCTTCGAAGAAATTTATGGTCGCTCCATACGTGAAGATGACCTACGTGGGGGTGCAAAAGAGTCGTGA
- the phnD gene encoding phosphate/phosphite/phosphonate ABC transporter substrate-binding protein, producing the protein MKKFYSLLIILGLVLFLAACGGSSDEDTGADDSSTNDDESNGEEAAEGEIPETLVMGFVPSQDSDTIADTVEPLAERLGEELGINVEGRVMTNYNALVEAMGANQVHVGFIPAFGYVLASEQYDAEVILKSIRYGSGTYKAQYVVRSDSGIESLEDLEGKVWAYADQGSTSGYLFPANQLMEEFGYDTAAELESNFFGGSIASGGHDNSAISVLNGDADVATTFDDVRTELEEEYPTVMEDLSILGYTDEIPNDTISVTKELPDDFVQQIKEAFLSFNDDEEMIQIMNDVYNWDEIDEASDEEYDVVRETYQKFKDNIEL; encoded by the coding sequence ATGAAGAAATTTTACAGTTTATTAATTATTCTCGGACTTGTATTATTTTTAGCAGCGTGTGGTGGTAGCTCAGACGAAGATACCGGTGCTGATGATTCAAGTACGAATGATGATGAATCCAATGGAGAAGAAGCAGCTGAAGGTGAAATTCCTGAAACGCTTGTAATGGGATTTGTTCCATCACAGGATTCTGACACAATTGCAGATACAGTAGAACCCCTAGCAGAGAGATTAGGAGAAGAGCTAGGAATTAATGTAGAAGGACGAGTTATGACCAATTACAACGCTTTAGTAGAAGCAATGGGAGCGAATCAAGTACACGTTGGATTTATCCCAGCATTTGGTTATGTGCTTGCTAGTGAACAATATGATGCAGAAGTTATTTTAAAATCCATTCGATATGGTTCTGGAACTTATAAAGCACAATATGTCGTGCGTTCTGATTCTGGTATTGAAAGTTTAGAAGACTTAGAGGGCAAAGTATGGGCTTATGCAGATCAAGGGTCTACTTCAGGTTACTTATTTCCAGCTAACCAATTAATGGAGGAATTTGGTTATGACACAGCTGCTGAACTAGAAAGTAATTTCTTCGGCGGATCAATTGCTTCCGGTGGACATGACAACTCTGCTATTTCTGTTCTAAATGGAGACGCAGACGTTGCTACGACATTTGATGATGTAAGAACAGAACTGGAAGAAGAATATCCAACTGTAATGGAGGATTTATCCATTCTTGGTTACACAGACGAAATTCCAAATGACACAATTTCTGTAACAAAAGAACTACCAGATGATTTTGTACAACAAATAAAAGAAGCGTTCTTATCCTTTAATGATGATGAAGAGATGATTCAAATTATGAACGATGTATATAATTGGGACGAAATTGATGAAGCATCTGACGAAGAATACGACGTTGTTCGAGAAACATACCAGAAATTCAAAGATAATATCGAACTTTAA
- a CDS encoding MarR family winged helix-turn-helix transcriptional regulator yields the protein MELELVTKKQDPSLKLLVILSKAYKTVMEQVELDVKSRGISLTDFAVLELLYHRGQQPLQKIADKILLTSGSITYVVNKLEKQGYLTREQCELDKRVTYAVISDKGTELLDSIFPGHWDKIKQIMHGLDYHEKEEAIVLLKKLGTAIREL from the coding sequence ATGGAATTGGAATTGGTAACGAAGAAACAAGATCCATCCTTAAAGTTACTAGTTATATTATCCAAAGCGTACAAAACAGTGATGGAACAAGTAGAGTTAGATGTCAAGTCAAGGGGAATAAGTTTAACTGATTTCGCTGTTTTGGAATTATTGTATCATCGAGGGCAACAACCCTTACAAAAAATCGCCGATAAAATTTTGTTAACAAGCGGAAGTATTACGTATGTAGTAAATAAGCTTGAAAAACAAGGTTATCTAACGAGAGAACAGTGTGAATTAGATAAGCGAGTTACCTATGCTGTCATTTCTGACAAGGGTACAGAATTACTCGATTCTATTTTTCCTGGACATTGGGATAAGATCAAACAAATTATGCATGGATTAGACTATCACGAAAAGGAAGAAGCAATCGTATTATTAAAAAAGTTAGGGACGGCAATTCGAGAACTTTAA
- a CDS encoding glutaredoxin domain-containing protein: MSKVVVYVSEVNEPSKKVIELLNEYKITFEMKNVTVDKTYLQELQTKGIYGTPATEIDGEFILGYQKNKLKYALGLDDVSHYSSLFDGFNS; encoded by the coding sequence ATGAGTAAAGTAGTAGTCTATGTTAGTGAAGTTAACGAACCCTCCAAAAAAGTTATAGAGCTATTGAATGAATATAAAATAACGTTTGAGATGAAAAATGTAACGGTAGATAAAACATATTTGCAGGAATTACAAACGAAAGGCATCTATGGTACTCCAGCTACAGAAATAGATGGAGAATTTATATTAGGTTATCAAAAAAATAAGTTGAAGTATGCATTAGGCTTAGATGATGTTTCGCATTATTCTTCTTTATTTGATGGATTTAACTCTTAA
- a CDS encoding YppG family protein: MQRHWNPRQMNTFPENNYNYRQIPQQQPLYQLTNTWNTQQHPSTPYEIFAKPELPLQSLVNQQGQGTTPNTTQPNQQFNNGEGENPLKFDKVMNTVGQLASTYHQVSPIIKEFSTFVKAFR, from the coding sequence ATGCAACGTCATTGGAACCCACGTCAAATGAATACTTTTCCTGAGAACAATTATAACTATAGACAAATACCCCAACAACAACCTTTATATCAATTAACTAATACTTGGAATACCCAACAACACCCCTCTACCCCATACGAAATTTTTGCAAAACCGGAATTACCATTACAGAGTTTGGTAAATCAGCAAGGGCAGGGGACTACACCGAATACGACTCAGCCTAATCAGCAATTTAACAACGGGGAAGGAGAAAATCCTTTAAAGTTTGATAAGGTAATGAATACAGTTGGACAATTAGCTAGTACGTACCATCAAGTATCACCAATAATAAAAGAATTTAGTACGTTCGTAAAAGCTTTTCGTTAA
- a CDS encoding alpha/beta hydrolase: MIACLIIHGYTGGPYEVDPLADFLRENTDWHVEVPTLPGHGEQLSLKNASYKNWIQSAEAALEPLQKKYEKVYVIGFSMGGMIAAYLAAKYQIDKLVLLAPSGKYLSFKQIGLDIATCIGDGIRGDLSKNKLYNHYKKKLGVVPLKANIEFMKLVRFTRRYLDKVNSPVLIAHGQLDGMVPYKTAYYLDKEIHSEEKEVVVFERSRHLICLGEDKDTLNGMVYQFLVQQQ; the protein is encoded by the coding sequence ATGATAGCGTGCTTAATCATACACGGCTACACAGGAGGTCCATATGAGGTAGACCCTTTAGCAGACTTCTTAAGAGAGAATACAGATTGGCATGTAGAAGTTCCTACCTTACCAGGGCATGGGGAACAGCTTAGTCTTAAAAATGCTTCTTACAAAAATTGGATTCAATCGGCAGAAGCAGCTCTTGAACCTTTACAAAAGAAATATGAAAAGGTGTACGTAATTGGTTTTTCTATGGGAGGAATGATAGCTGCTTATTTAGCAGCTAAATATCAAATAGACAAACTTGTGTTACTAGCACCTTCAGGCAAATATTTGAGTTTCAAGCAAATAGGCTTAGATATTGCGACATGTATAGGTGATGGTATCCGTGGCGATTTAAGCAAAAACAAGCTGTATAATCACTATAAGAAGAAGTTAGGTGTTGTACCTTTAAAAGCAAATATTGAATTTATGAAATTGGTTCGCTTTACGAGGCGATACTTGGATAAGGTGAATTCTCCTGTTTTAATTGCACATGGACAACTTGATGGGATGGTTCCATATAAAACTGCGTATTATTTAGATAAGGAAATTCATTCTGAAGAAAAAGAAGTTGTCGTGTTTGAAAGGTCTAGGCATTTAATATGCTTGGGAGAGGATAAAGATACCTTAAATGGGATGGTGTATCAATTCCTCGTTCAACAACAATAA
- a CDS encoding DegV family protein yields the protein MHIQLMTDSSADIPAFLSEKLDVKVVPLYLHFSDGQYTSGVTMGIESYHEKVKELGELPRSAAPSPHNFYEEYKKVPADRPIIMLSLSSELSSTYDHALAGKELLLEEEPDRVIEVINTKTASCGISLLLHEAGKKLDEGYSFERLVEHLHERVEQTTTLFVLKTLENLVLGGRLEKMKGRIAKTLNIKILMKATDEGSIEVSEKVRGDKKSIRRFIDQIGEYTKNTENKIISMTHCRDEERANSVLQEIRQKYRFKDSLLAETGPLISTYGGEGAIVMAFFKDK from the coding sequence ATGCATATTCAACTAATGACAGATAGTTCTGCTGATATTCCAGCATTTTTAAGTGAAAAGTTAGATGTGAAAGTAGTCCCACTCTATCTTCATTTTAGTGATGGACAATATACAAGTGGGGTTACAATGGGGATTGAATCTTATCATGAAAAAGTAAAAGAACTAGGGGAATTGCCTCGTTCTGCCGCGCCTAGCCCTCATAATTTTTATGAAGAATATAAGAAAGTCCCAGCTGATAGACCTATTATTATGCTTAGCCTTTCAAGTGAACTAAGTAGTACGTATGATCATGCTTTAGCTGGTAAGGAGCTATTATTGGAAGAAGAACCGGATCGTGTTATCGAAGTGATCAATACAAAAACCGCGTCATGTGGAATTTCACTGTTATTGCATGAAGCGGGTAAAAAGTTAGATGAAGGCTATTCATTTGAACGTCTCGTCGAGCATTTACATGAACGAGTGGAACAAACAACGACTTTATTTGTATTAAAAACACTAGAAAACCTCGTACTAGGAGGCAGACTGGAAAAGATGAAAGGTCGAATTGCCAAAACTCTCAATATCAAAATATTAATGAAAGCTACTGATGAGGGTTCTATTGAAGTTTCAGAAAAAGTACGTGGCGATAAAAAGTCCATTCGTCGATTTATTGATCAAATTGGTGAATACACGAAAAATACCGAAAACAAAATTATCTCTATGACACATTGTAGAGACGAGGAACGTGCAAATAGTGTTCTTCAAGAAATACGTCAAAAATATCGATTTAAAGATTCTCTTCTTGCTGAAACAGGACCTTTAATCTCTACTTATGGTGGAGAAGGTGCTATTGTAATGGCATTTTTCAAGGATAAATAA